The following are encoded in a window of Carya illinoinensis cultivar Pawnee chromosome 15, C.illinoinensisPawnee_v1, whole genome shotgun sequence genomic DNA:
- the LOC122295546 gene encoding disease resistance protein RLM3-like, with translation MACQLGASSSSSPTSSPPIRSCNHEVFLSFRGEDVRHNFISHLYKALVERGINAYIDNNLERGEEISSELFKAIEGSMISIIVLSKNYAESKWCLDELLKILDCEETKKQIVLPIFFQVEPWEVEHQKGNFGKSFDKLGGELKDNAKMVKWKKALVKVAGFSGLQLAKCRDESECIEKIVQEVSSKLPNRTMLECIEKIVQEVSSKLPNRTMLACRKLSGWIGVPWRRIVQEGLESRGVSWRRFFFFFF, from the exons ATGGCCTGTCAATTAGgagcttcttcctcttcttcaccgACTTCATCTCCTCCCATCCGTTCATGTAATCATGAGGTATTCTTGAGCTTTAGAGGTGAAGATGTACGCCATAACTTTATTTCCCATCTATACAAAGCGTTGGTTGAAAGGGGAATTAATGCTTACATTGACAACAATCTTGAAAGGGGAGAGGAGATTTCATCGGAACTTTTCAAAGCTATTGAAGGGTCTATGATTTCTATTATCGTACTCTCTAAAAATTATGCAGAATCTAAATGGTGTTTAGATGAACTATTGAAGATTCTTGACTGCgaggaaacaaaaaaacaaattgttctaccaattttttttcaagtagaGCCATGGGAAGTAGAGCATCAAAAAGggaattttggaaaatcctttgataAACTTGGAGGTGAGCTCAAGGATAACGCAAAGATGGTGAAATGGAAGAAAGCTTTGGTAAAAGTAGCCGGGTTTTCTGGTTTACAATTAGCGAAATGCCG GGACGAATCTGAATGTATCGAGAAGATTGTTCAAGAAGTCTCAAGCAAACTACCAAATCGTACAATGCTTGAATGTATCGAGAAGATTGTTCAAGAAGTCTCAAGCAAACTACCAAATCGTACAATGCTAGCATGTCGCAAATTATCCGGTTGGATTGGAGTCCCGTGGAGAAGGATTGTTCAAGAAGGATTGGAGTCCCGTGGAGTCTCGTGGagaagattcttttttttttttttttga